In Streptomyces sp. NBC_00704, a genomic segment contains:
- a CDS encoding mannose-1-phosphate guanyltransferase has translation MKAVVMAGGEGTRLRPMTSSMPKPLLPVANRPIMEHVLRLLKRHGLNETVVTVQFLASLVKNYFGDGEELGMELSYANEEKPLGTAGSVKNAEEALKDDAFLVISGDALTDFDLTELINFHKEKGALVTVCLTRVPNPLEFGITIVDEEGKVERFLEKPTWGQVFSDTVNTGIYVMEPEVFDYVEADVPVDWSGDVFPQLMKEGKPVYGFVAEGYWEDVGTHESYVKAQADVLEGKVDVEIDGFEISPGVWVAEGAEVHPDAELRGPLYIGDYAKVEAGAEIREHSVIGSNVVVKSGAFLHKAVVHDNVYVGQHSNLRGCVVGKNTDIMRAARIEDGAVIGDECLIGEESIVQGNVRVYPFKTIEAGAFVNTSVIWESRGQAHLFGARGVSGILNVEITPELAVRLAGAYATTLKKGSTVTTARDHSRGARALKRAVISALQASAIDVRDLENVPLPVARQQTARGSAGGIMIRTSPGVPDSVDIMFFDSQGADLSQGSQRKLDRVFARQEYRRAFPGEIGDLHFPASVFDSYTGSLLRNVDTTGIAESGLKVVVDASNGSAGLVLPSLLGKLGVDSLTINPGLNEARPTETGDQRRSGLVRLGEIVASSRAAFGVRFDPVGERLSLVDEKGRIIEDDRALLVLLDLVAAERRSGRVALPVTTTRIAEQVAAYHGTQVEWTTTSPDDLTRVGQDETTIFGGDGKGGFIVPEFSSVFDGTAAFVRLIGLVARTQLTLSQIDARIPRAHVLKRDLATPWAVKGLVMRRVVEAAGDRFVDTTDGVRVVETDGRWVMVLPDPAEAVTHLWAEGPDDASAQALLDEWAAVVDSAGR, from the coding sequence ATGAAGGCCGTCGTGATGGCCGGAGGCGAAGGCACGCGCCTTCGCCCTATGACCTCGAGCATGCCCAAACCGCTCCTGCCGGTGGCCAACCGGCCGATCATGGAGCACGTTCTGAGGCTGCTCAAAAGGCATGGGCTCAATGAGACCGTCGTAACCGTTCAGTTCCTGGCTTCGCTGGTCAAGAACTACTTCGGTGACGGCGAAGAGCTCGGAATGGAGCTCAGCTATGCCAACGAGGAGAAGCCACTCGGTACCGCCGGAAGCGTCAAGAACGCAGAGGAGGCGCTGAAGGACGACGCCTTCCTCGTCATCTCCGGTGATGCCCTGACCGACTTCGACCTCACCGAACTCATCAACTTCCACAAGGAAAAGGGGGCACTGGTCACCGTCTGTCTGACGCGGGTGCCGAATCCGCTGGAATTCGGTATCACCATCGTCGACGAAGAGGGCAAGGTCGAGCGCTTCCTGGAGAAGCCGACCTGGGGCCAGGTCTTCTCGGACACCGTCAACACCGGTATCTACGTCATGGAGCCCGAGGTCTTCGACTACGTCGAGGCCGACGTGCCGGTCGACTGGTCCGGTGACGTCTTCCCGCAGCTCATGAAGGAGGGCAAGCCGGTCTACGGCTTCGTCGCCGAGGGCTACTGGGAGGACGTGGGCACGCACGAGAGCTACGTGAAGGCCCAGGCCGACGTCCTGGAGGGCAAGGTCGACGTCGAGATCGACGGCTTCGAGATCTCGCCGGGCGTGTGGGTCGCCGAAGGGGCCGAAGTGCACCCGGACGCCGAACTGCGCGGGCCGCTGTACATCGGCGACTACGCGAAGGTCGAGGCCGGAGCGGAGATCCGCGAACACTCGGTCATCGGGTCGAATGTCGTCGTGAAAAGCGGCGCCTTCCTGCACAAGGCCGTCGTGCACGACAACGTGTACGTCGGGCAGCACAGCAATCTGCGCGGCTGCGTCGTCGGCAAGAACACCGACATCATGCGGGCCGCCCGGATCGAGGACGGCGCCGTCATCGGCGACGAGTGCCTGATCGGTGAAGAATCGATCGTGCAGGGCAATGTGCGGGTCTACCCGTTCAAGACCATCGAAGCCGGCGCGTTCGTCAACACCTCGGTGATCTGGGAGTCCCGCGGGCAGGCCCACCTCTTCGGCGCGCGCGGTGTGTCCGGCATCCTGAACGTCGAGATCACACCGGAACTGGCCGTGCGGCTGGCGGGTGCGTACGCGACGACCCTGAAGAAGGGGTCCACCGTCACCACGGCCCGCGACCACTCCCGTGGCGCCCGGGCGCTCAAGCGGGCGGTGATCTCCGCGCTCCAGGCCAGCGCCATCGACGTACGGGACCTGGAGAACGTTCCGCTGCCCGTGGCGCGGCAGCAGACCGCGCGCGGAAGCGCCGGCGGGATCATGATCCGGACCTCGCCCGGCGTGCCGGACTCCGTCGACATCATGTTCTTCGACAGCCAGGGCGCCGACCTCTCGCAGGGCAGCCAGCGCAAGCTGGACCGCGTGTTCGCACGGCAGGAGTACCGGCGCGCGTTCCCGGGTGAGATCGGGGACCTGCACTTCCCCGCCAGTGTCTTCGACTCGTACACCGGATCGCTGCTGCGGAACGTGGACACGACCGGGATCGCGGAGTCCGGGCTGAAGGTCGTCGTGGACGCCTCCAACGGCAGCGCCGGTCTGGTGCTGCCCAGCCTGCTCGGCAAGCTCGGGGTGGACTCGCTCACGATCAATCCGGGTCTGAACGAGGCGCGGCCCACGGAGACCGGCGACCAGCGCCGCTCCGGGCTGGTGCGGCTCGGGGAGATCGTGGCCTCCTCGCGGGCCGCGTTCGGCGTGCGGTTCGACCCGGTCGGCGAGCGGCTCTCCCTCGTCGACGAGAAGGGGCGGATCATCGAGGACGACCGCGCCCTGCTGGTCCTGCTCGACCTGGTGGCCGCCGAACGGCGCAGCGGGCGGGTCGCCCTTCCGGTGACGACGACGCGCATCGCCGAGCAGGTCGCCGCCTATCACGGGACCCAGGTCGAATGGACGACGACGTCGCCCGACGATCTCACCCGGGTCGGACAGGACGAGACCACCATCTTCGGCGGTGACGGCAAGGGCGGCTTCATCGTCCCGGAGTTCAGCAGCGTCTTCGACGGCACGGCGGCCTTCGTGCGGCTGATCGGGCTCGTGGCCCGTACGCAGCTCACCCTCAGCCAGATCGACGCGCGGATCCCGCGCGCGCACGTCCTGAAGCGGGATCTGGCGACCCCGTGGGCCGTCAAGGGGCTTGTGATGCGCAGGGTCGTCGAGGCGGCCGGAGATCGCTTCGTGGACACCACGGACGGGGTCCGGGTGGTGGAGACCGACGGCCGCTGGGTGATGGTGCTGCCCGACCCGGCCGAGGCCGTCACCCACCTGTGGGCCGAGGGGCCGGACGACGCGTCCGCGCAGGCCCTGCTCGACGAGTGGGCCGCGGTCGTGGACAGCGCCGGCCGCTGA
- a CDS encoding CDP-alcohol phosphatidyltransferase family protein: MEVQETRVQTDRVLTIPNILSMARLVGVPLFLWLILRPEFGGPQSDGWALLVLAFSGVSDYLDGKLARRWNQISSLGRLLDPAADRLYILSTLVGLTWREILPLWLTAVLLARELVLLVMVGILRRHGYPPPQVNFLGKAATFNLMYAFPLLLLSDGSGWLASLAAIFGWAFAGWGTTLYWWAGVLYVVQVRRLVRADAVAD; this comes from the coding sequence GTGGAGGTCCAGGAGACCCGCGTTCAGACAGACCGGGTACTCACCATCCCGAACATCCTCAGCATGGCGCGTCTCGTCGGCGTGCCCCTGTTTCTGTGGCTGATCCTCCGGCCCGAGTTCGGAGGCCCGCAGAGCGACGGCTGGGCCCTCCTCGTGCTCGCTTTCAGCGGGGTCAGCGACTATCTGGACGGCAAGCTCGCGCGGCGCTGGAACCAGATCAGCAGCCTCGGCCGGCTCCTCGACCCGGCAGCCGACCGGCTCTACATTCTCTCGACCCTGGTCGGCCTCACATGGCGCGAGATTCTCCCGCTGTGGTTGACGGCGGTACTTCTCGCGCGCGAGCTGGTACTGCTGGTGATGGTGGGAATCCTCAGGCGGCACGGCTATCCGCCGCCCCAGGTGAACTTCCTGGGGAAGGCCGCCACCTTCAACCTGATGTACGCCTTCCCGCTGCTCCTGCTCAGTGACGGAAGTGGGTGGTTGGCGTCACTCGCTGCTATTTTCGGATGGGCGTTCGCCGGGTGGGGTACAACCCTGTACTGGTGGGCAGGAGTCCTGTACGTGGTACAGGTCCGCCGCCTCGTTCGTGCGGACGCTGTGGCCGACTGA
- a CDS encoding PTS sugar transporter subunit IIA translates to MTTVTSPLAGRAIGLAAVPDPVFAGAMVGPGMAIDPVRERSEAVAPVDGVIVSLHPHAFVVVDADGHGVLTHLGIDTVQLNGEGFELLVNKGDTVTRGQGIVRWDPSAVETAGKSPVCPIVALEATADSLGDLCEDGEVRAGDTLFSWK, encoded by the coding sequence ATGACCACCGTGACGTCCCCGCTTGCAGGACGCGCCATCGGACTCGCCGCGGTACCGGATCCGGTTTTCGCCGGGGCCATGGTCGGCCCGGGCATGGCGATCGACCCGGTGCGCGAGCGCTCCGAGGCCGTCGCGCCCGTGGACGGAGTCATCGTCTCCCTCCACCCGCACGCCTTCGTGGTCGTCGACGCGGACGGTCACGGCGTGCTCACCCATCTCGGGATCGACACCGTGCAACTCAACGGTGAGGGCTTCGAGCTCCTCGTGAACAAGGGGGACACCGTCACGCGTGGGCAGGGCATCGTGCGGTGGGACCCGAGTGCGGTGGAAACGGCCGGGAAGTCCCCGGTGTGCCCGATCGTCGCCCTGGAAGCCACGGCCGATTCCCTCGGCGACCTCTGCGAGGACGGCGAAGTGAGGGCAGGCGACACTCTGTTTTCCTGGAAGTGA
- the ptsP gene encoding phosphoenolpyruvate--protein phosphotransferase, translating into METTLRGVGVSHGVAIGEVRHMGTAVLEPPAKQNPAQDAEREQGRARKAVEAVAADLTARGNLAGGEAQAVLEAQAMMAQDPELMVDVDRRIAVGSTAERAVYDAFAAYRELLAGAGEYLAGRVADLDDVRNRIVARLLGVPMPGVPDSDDPYVLVARDLAPADTALLDPTLVLGFVTEEGGPTSHSAILARALGVPAVVALPGAGELAEGTMIAVDGSTGDVHVNPSDEKKARLEAAAAERRAALAASTGPGATADGHKVPLLANVGGPADLPAALDAGAEGVGLFRTEFLFLDDSKNAPSEEKQVEAYRQVLEAFPEGRVVVRVLDAGADKPLDFLTPADEPNPALGVRGLRTLLDHPDVLRTQLTALAKAAEGLPVYLEVMAPMVADRTDAKAFADACREAGLRAKFGAMVEIPSAALRARSILQEVEFLSLGTNDLAQYTFAADRQVGAVSRLQDPWQPALLDLVAVSAEAAKAEGKSCGVCGEAAADPLLACVLTGLGVTSLSMGSASIPYVRSALAKYTLAQCERAAAAARACDSAQEARDAAQAVLSGE; encoded by the coding sequence ATGGAGACAACGCTGCGAGGCGTCGGTGTGAGCCACGGTGTGGCGATCGGCGAGGTTCGGCACATGGGAACGGCGGTGCTCGAACCGCCCGCCAAGCAGAACCCGGCGCAGGACGCGGAGCGCGAACAGGGGCGCGCCCGCAAGGCCGTGGAGGCGGTGGCGGCCGACCTGACGGCGCGCGGCAATCTGGCGGGAGGCGAGGCCCAGGCGGTGCTCGAGGCCCAGGCCATGATGGCCCAGGACCCCGAGCTGATGGTGGACGTGGACCGGCGTATCGCCGTCGGCAGCACGGCCGAGCGTGCCGTGTACGACGCCTTCGCCGCCTACCGTGAACTGCTCGCCGGGGCCGGCGAGTATCTGGCGGGCCGCGTGGCTGACCTGGACGACGTGCGCAACCGTATCGTCGCCCGGCTGCTGGGCGTTCCGATGCCCGGGGTGCCCGACAGCGACGATCCCTACGTGCTGGTCGCACGGGACCTGGCTCCGGCGGACACCGCGCTGCTGGACCCGACGCTGGTGCTCGGCTTCGTGACCGAGGAGGGCGGGCCGACGAGTCACAGTGCGATCCTCGCCCGCGCGCTCGGGGTGCCGGCCGTCGTGGCTCTGCCGGGCGCCGGCGAGCTCGCGGAGGGCACCATGATCGCGGTCGACGGCAGCACGGGCGACGTCCATGTGAATCCGAGCGACGAGAAGAAGGCACGGCTCGAAGCGGCGGCCGCCGAGCGCAGGGCCGCGCTGGCCGCCTCGACCGGGCCGGGTGCGACCGCCGACGGTCACAAGGTGCCGTTGCTGGCGAACGTGGGAGGACCGGCCGACCTGCCGGCTGCCCTGGACGCCGGCGCGGAGGGCGTCGGACTGTTCCGTACCGAGTTCCTCTTCCTCGACGACAGCAAGAACGCGCCGAGCGAGGAGAAGCAGGTCGAGGCCTATCGCCAGGTGCTCGAGGCGTTCCCTGAGGGCCGGGTCGTCGTGCGGGTGCTGGACGCGGGGGCGGACAAGCCACTGGACTTCCTGACTCCGGCCGACGAACCCAACCCGGCGCTGGGTGTGCGGGGGCTGCGGACGCTGCTGGACCACCCCGACGTGCTGCGGACGCAGCTGACCGCGCTGGCGAAGGCCGCCGAGGGGCTGCCCGTCTACCTCGAGGTGATGGCGCCCATGGTGGCGGACCGCACCGACGCCAAGGCGTTCGCGGACGCCTGTCGCGAGGCGGGGCTGCGGGCGAAGTTCGGCGCGATGGTCGAGATTCCGTCGGCGGCGCTGCGGGCTCGTTCGATCCTCCAGGAGGTGGAGTTCCTGTCCCTCGGGACGAACGACCTCGCGCAGTACACGTTCGCGGCGGACCGGCAGGTGGGTGCGGTGTCCCGGCTTCAGGACCCGTGGCAGCCGGCGCTGCTCGACCTCGTCGCCGTGTCCGCCGAGGCGGCCAAGGCCGAGGGCAAGAGCTGCGGTGTGTGCGGCGAGGCCGCCGCCGATCCGCTGCTGGCGTGTGTGCTGACGGGGCTGGGCGTCACCTCTCTTTCCATGGGGTCGGCGTCGATTCCGTATGTGCGCAGTGCGCTGGCGAAGTACACGCTGGCTCAGTGCGAGCGCGCGGCGGCCGCCGCGCGGGCGTGCGACAGCGCGCAGGAGGCACGGGACGCGGCGCAGGCCGTGCTGTCCGGCGAGTAG
- a CDS encoding acetoacetate--CoA ligase, with product MPTANPEPLWRPDPQRTAEAQITAFQTWAAEHHGAPSGGGYAALHRWSVDELETFWKAVTQWFDVRFSTPYTRVLGTRAMPGAAWFPGGTLNYAEHALRAAATRPDEPALLYVDEIHEPSPVTWAELRRQVGSLAAELRALGVRPGDRVSGYLPNIPQAVVAFLATAAVGGVWTSCAPDFGARSVLDRFQQVEPVVLFAVDGYRYGGKEHDRRAVVAELRAELPTLRAVVHIPLLGAEAPEGALDWSALTAADEEPVFEQVPFDHPLWVLYSSGTTGLPKAIVQSQGGILVEHLKQLGLHCDLGPEDRFFWYTSTGWMMWNFLVSGLLTGTTIVLYDGSPGHPDTGAQWRVAERTGATLYGTSAAYVMACRKADVHPSRDFDLSRIRCVATTGSPLPPDGFRWLHDEVRDDLWIASVSGGTDVCSCFAGAVPTLPVYIGELQAPGLGTDLQAWDPDGRPVIDEVGELVVTNPMPSMPVRFWNDPDGSRYHDSYFDTYPGVWRHGDWITVTSRGSVVIHGRSDSTLNRQGVRMGSADIYEVVERLPEIKESLVIGIEQPDGGYWMPLFVHLAPGAVLDEALLDRIKRAIREQLSPRHVPDEVIEVPGVPHTLTGKRIEVPVKRLLQGTPLEKAVNPGSIDDLGLLHFYEDLARKRS from the coding sequence ATGCCCACCGCGAACCCCGAGCCACTCTGGCGGCCAGACCCGCAGCGCACGGCCGAGGCCCAGATCACCGCATTCCAGACCTGGGCGGCCGAGCACCACGGAGCCCCCTCCGGCGGCGGATATGCCGCGCTGCACCGCTGGTCCGTCGACGAGCTGGAGACGTTCTGGAAAGCCGTCACGCAGTGGTTCGACGTACGGTTCTCGACGCCGTACACGCGCGTGCTGGGCACGCGCGCCATGCCCGGCGCCGCGTGGTTCCCCGGCGGGACGCTGAACTACGCCGAACACGCCCTGCGCGCCGCCGCCACCCGACCGGACGAGCCGGCCCTGCTGTACGTCGACGAGATCCACGAACCGAGCCCGGTCACCTGGGCCGAGCTGCGCCGCCAGGTCGGCTCACTGGCCGCCGAGCTGCGCGCGCTCGGCGTCCGCCCCGGCGACCGGGTCAGCGGATACCTGCCCAACATCCCACAGGCCGTCGTCGCCTTCCTCGCCACCGCGGCCGTGGGCGGCGTGTGGACCTCCTGCGCGCCCGACTTCGGCGCGCGCAGCGTCCTCGACCGGTTCCAGCAGGTGGAACCGGTCGTCCTGTTCGCCGTCGACGGCTACCGCTACGGCGGCAAGGAGCACGACCGCCGCGCGGTCGTCGCCGAACTCCGCGCCGAACTGCCCACCCTGCGCGCCGTGGTCCACATCCCCCTGCTCGGCGCCGAAGCGCCCGAAGGCGCCCTCGACTGGTCGGCCCTGACGGCCGCCGACGAGGAACCCGTCTTCGAACAGGTCCCCTTCGACCATCCGCTCTGGGTGCTCTACTCCTCCGGCACGACCGGCCTGCCCAAGGCCATCGTCCAGTCCCAGGGCGGCATCCTCGTCGAGCACCTCAAGCAACTCGGCCTGCACTGCGATCTCGGCCCCGAGGACCGTTTCTTCTGGTACACCTCGACCGGCTGGATGATGTGGAACTTCCTCGTCTCCGGCCTCCTGACGGGAACCACGATCGTCCTGTACGACGGCAGCCCCGGCCACCCCGACACAGGCGCCCAGTGGCGCGTCGCCGAACGCACGGGGGCCACGCTCTACGGCACCTCGGCCGCGTACGTGATGGCCTGCCGCAAGGCCGACGTGCATCCCTCCCGCGACTTCGACCTCTCCAGGATCCGGTGCGTGGCCACCACGGGGTCCCCACTCCCGCCCGACGGCTTCCGCTGGCTGCACGACGAGGTCCGCGACGACCTGTGGATCGCCTCCGTCAGCGGCGGCACCGACGTCTGCTCCTGCTTCGCCGGAGCCGTCCCCACCCTCCCGGTGTACATCGGCGAGCTCCAGGCCCCCGGCCTCGGCACCGACCTGCAGGCCTGGGACCCCGACGGCCGCCCCGTGATCGACGAGGTCGGCGAGCTCGTCGTCACCAACCCCATGCCCTCGATGCCGGTCCGGTTCTGGAACGACCCGGACGGCAGCCGCTACCACGACAGCTACTTCGACACCTATCCCGGCGTCTGGCGGCACGGCGACTGGATCACGGTGACCTCGCGCGGCTCCGTCGTCATCCACGGCCGCTCCGACTCCACGCTCAACCGCCAGGGCGTGCGCATGGGCTCGGCGGACATCTACGAGGTCGTCGAGCGCCTTCCCGAGATCAAGGAGTCCCTGGTCATCGGCATCGAGCAGCCCGACGGCGGGTACTGGATGCCGCTCTTCGTCCACCTCGCCCCCGGAGCCGTCCTCGACGAGGCGCTCCTGGACCGCATCAAACGGGCCATCCGCGAACAGCTCTCCCCGCGCCACGTCCCCGACGAGGTCATCGAAGTGCCGGGAGTCCCGCACACCCTCACCGGCAAGCGCATCGAGGTCCCGGTCAAACGACTCCTCCAGGGCACCCCGCTGGAAAAGGCCGTCAACCCCGGCTCCATCGACGACCTCGGCCTCCTGCACTTCTACGAGGACCTCGCCCGCAAGCGATCCTGA
- a CDS encoding TIM-barrel domain-containing protein — MSGRDLVHSMKAVGSAGVAQGVRTVRASWRRRRADAAWLPARGPERARAPGLLQEARPGPGGGTLRFSRSELRVRVAVNGAVFWGWDGAEPEPSYALAGPCPEPDRRVVLEPDKDGGWRVVAERVTVVVSRRGAVEVCTPGGVVLRRDLPPRWWERREGGAARWMQRSEVAADARFFGLGGRASGPRLRDGTYRLWNSGPARGGGVGGDRARLTMPVQLVVADAGSHLVFHDSSWDGRVVLREGEVGAGSGHDRPGACEVRMDGGPLRCWVMVGTPARVLFTWASLTGAPAAPPAWALGHQHAPRALDEREVRRVVEGYRKHGLPLDAVQLDVDHYDGQQVFSVDRDRFPELPGLAEELRREGTRLVSVVDPAVKAAPGTAVFDGGVAEDAFVRGAAGELVEGVGQPGKSVFPDFTHARVREWWGALHAERIAQGFAGFCHERDEPTSFAAFGEPTLPRSARHSLEGRGGDHREAHNVYGLCMARAAYEGLRGLEPEQRPFLVSRSGWAGLQRYGSVRCEDVGTGWPGLRASLSLVMGLGLCGVPFSGPDTAGFDGGPSPELYLRRLQLGAYLPVFRTRAGGRGGGRQPWEFGTEVLAHARGVLVERRRLLPYFVTLAHLASRTGVPCVRPVWWGSPRNRALRDCEDVFLLGECLLVAPVLEPGADRRTVRLPRGRWYDTATGRAYEGPGEVVVDAPLSRVPVLARAGAVLPVRGDGGGLELEVWAPAPGRTGGGLVVREAADGREEPEIERYVTRWEGSGVVVEREGEDAPRTPSHPVRVRGLGERRRQM, encoded by the coding sequence ATGAGCGGTCGTGACCTGGTGCATTCGATGAAGGCGGTCGGTTCCGCGGGGGTCGCCCAGGGGGTGCGCACCGTGCGGGCGTCGTGGCGCAGGAGGCGTGCCGACGCGGCCTGGCTGCCGGCACGGGGGCCCGAGCGCGCGCGGGCGCCCGGCCTGCTTCAGGAGGCGCGGCCGGGTCCCGGTGGGGGGACTCTCCGGTTCAGCCGTTCGGAGTTGCGGGTCCGGGTGGCCGTGAACGGGGCCGTGTTCTGGGGGTGGGACGGGGCGGAGCCCGAGCCGTCGTACGCGCTGGCCGGTCCCTGTCCGGAGCCGGACCGGCGCGTGGTGCTGGAGCCGGACAAGGACGGCGGCTGGCGGGTGGTGGCGGAGCGGGTGACGGTGGTGGTCTCCCGGCGGGGGGCCGTCGAGGTGTGCACGCCGGGAGGGGTGGTGCTGCGGCGTGATCTGCCGCCCCGGTGGTGGGAGCGGCGGGAGGGCGGTGCGGCACGGTGGATGCAGCGCTCGGAGGTCGCGGCGGACGCGCGGTTCTTCGGCCTCGGCGGCCGGGCCTCCGGGCCGCGGCTGCGCGACGGGACGTACCGGCTGTGGAACTCCGGTCCCGCGCGCGGGGGCGGTGTCGGGGGCGATCGGGCCCGTCTGACGATGCCGGTGCAGTTGGTGGTGGCCGACGCGGGCTCGCATCTGGTGTTCCACGACTCGTCCTGGGACGGCAGGGTCGTGCTGCGGGAGGGTGAGGTGGGCGCGGGGTCCGGGCACGACCGGCCGGGGGCGTGCGAGGTGCGGATGGACGGCGGGCCGTTGCGTTGCTGGGTGATGGTGGGCACCCCCGCGCGCGTGCTCTTCACCTGGGCCTCGCTCACCGGGGCGCCGGCGGCGCCTCCGGCCTGGGCCCTCGGTCATCAGCACGCGCCGCGCGCCCTCGACGAGCGGGAGGTCCGCCGGGTCGTCGAGGGGTACCGGAAGCACGGGCTGCCGCTGGACGCGGTCCAGTTGGACGTCGACCACTACGACGGGCAACAGGTGTTCAGCGTCGATCGCGACCGCTTCCCCGAACTGCCGGGGCTGGCGGAGGAGCTGCGGCGGGAGGGGACGCGTCTGGTGTCCGTCGTGGATCCGGCGGTCAAGGCCGCGCCGGGCACCGCCGTGTTCGACGGCGGGGTCGCCGAGGACGCGTTCGTGCGTGGCGCGGCGGGGGAACTCGTGGAGGGTGTGGGGCAGCCCGGGAAGTCGGTGTTCCCGGATTTCACGCACGCGCGTGTGCGCGAGTGGTGGGGCGCTCTCCATGCCGAGCGGATCGCACAGGGCTTCGCCGGTTTCTGCCACGAGAGGGACGAGCCGACGTCGTTCGCCGCTTTCGGGGAGCCGACGCTGCCCAGGTCGGCCCGGCACTCGCTGGAGGGGCGCGGTGGCGATCACCGCGAGGCGCACAACGTGTACGGGCTGTGCATGGCCCGGGCGGCGTACGAGGGTCTGCGAGGGCTTGAGCCGGAGCAGCGCCCTTTCCTGGTGTCCCGGTCCGGCTGGGCGGGTCTTCAGCGGTACGGGAGTGTCCGGTGCGAGGACGTCGGCACGGGCTGGCCGGGGCTGCGGGCGTCGTTGTCGCTGGTGATGGGCCTCGGGCTGTGCGGGGTGCCTTTCTCGGGGCCGGACACGGCCGGTTTCGACGGCGGTCCCTCCCCGGAGCTGTATTTGCGTCGGCTGCAACTGGGGGCGTATCTGCCGGTGTTCCGCACGCGCGCGGGTGGGCGCGGCGGCGGGCGGCAGCCGTGGGAGTTCGGCACGGAGGTGCTGGCGCACGCGCGTGGGGTGCTCGTCGAGCGTCGCCGGCTGTTGCCGTACTTCGTGACGCTGGCGCATCTGGCGAGCCGTACGGGCGTTCCCTGCGTGCGTCCCGTGTGGTGGGGATCGCCTCGGAACCGGGCGTTGCGGGACTGCGAGGACGTCTTCCTGCTGGGCGAGTGTCTGCTGGTGGCGCCCGTGCTGGAACCGGGCGCCGACCGGCGTACGGTGCGGCTTCCGCGGGGGCGCTGGTACGACACGGCGACGGGCCGGGCTTACGAGGGGCCCGGCGAGGTGGTCGTGGACGCCCCGTTGTCGCGTGTTCCGGTGCTCGCGCGCGCGGGCGCCGTGCTGCCGGTGCGCGGCGACGGCGGCGGGCTGGAACTGGAGGTGTGGGCGCCTGCGCCCGGGCGGACGGGCGGGGGCCTGGTGGTGCGGGAGGCTGCCGACGGGCGGGAGGAGCCGGAGATCGAGCGGTACGTCACCCGCTGGGAGGGCTCAGGGGTCGTCGTGGAGCGGGAGGGTGAGGACGCGCCGCGGACGCCGTCCCACCCCGTGCGCGTGCGCGGGCTGGGCGAGCGGCGACGTCAGATGTAG
- a CDS encoding NUDIX domain-containing protein, which yields MSETLHSTSNSAHGSHCSSCGAPYGEGVTGWPRTCRVCSTVAYRNPLPVAVALQPVYDTKGTALVVITRTIAPARGGIALPGGFIDDREDWRQAVVRELMEETGIEAASRDVRLADAMSSPDGHLLLFGLLPERPADRLPASAATDETEGWLLLHRPEELAFPLHTVAVRAFFEGRYI from the coding sequence GTGTCCGAAACTCTGCACTCCACTTCGAACTCCGCGCACGGCTCCCACTGTTCGAGCTGCGGAGCGCCCTACGGCGAAGGCGTCACCGGCTGGCCACGCACCTGCCGGGTCTGCTCCACCGTGGCCTACCGCAACCCGCTGCCGGTGGCCGTCGCGCTCCAGCCCGTGTACGACACGAAGGGCACCGCCCTCGTCGTCATCACCCGGACCATCGCCCCCGCGCGCGGAGGCATCGCCCTGCCCGGCGGCTTCATCGACGACCGCGAGGACTGGCGGCAGGCCGTCGTCCGCGAGCTGATGGAGGAGACCGGCATCGAGGCCGCGTCCCGCGACGTGCGGCTCGCCGACGCCATGAGCTCACCCGACGGTCACCTGCTGCTGTTCGGCCTCCTTCCCGAACGCCCCGCGGACCGACTGCCGGCGTCCGCCGCCACCGACGAGACCGAGGGCTGGCTCCTGCTGCACCGGCCGGAGGAACTCGCCTTCCCGCTCCACACCGTCGCGGTGCGGGCGTTCTTCGAGGGCCGCTACATCTGA
- a CDS encoding Zn-ribbon domain-containing OB-fold protein, giving the protein MSRTRTPVVAGWFTGEGDDFTLLGTRCSACGAVFFPREDVYCRNPDCQSDDLEEAPLSRRGRVWSYTDSRYRPPSPYVTDPELPWEPYALIAVELESERIVVLGQAVPGITVVDLAVGMEVEVVPGVLHEDAETTWTIWRWRPTGVAG; this is encoded by the coding sequence TTGTCGCGGACACGCACGCCCGTCGTCGCCGGATGGTTCACCGGGGAGGGAGACGACTTCACGCTGCTCGGCACGCGATGTTCGGCATGCGGCGCCGTCTTCTTCCCCCGTGAGGACGTCTACTGCCGCAATCCGGACTGCCAGAGCGACGACCTGGAGGAGGCGCCGCTGTCCCGCCGTGGACGCGTGTGGTCGTACACGGACAGCCGGTACCGGCCTCCGTCACCCTATGTGACGGATCCGGAACTTCCGTGGGAGCCGTACGCGTTGATCGCTGTGGAGCTGGAGTCCGAGCGGATCGTGGTGCTGGGACAGGCGGTTCCCGGGATCACCGTCGTCGATCTGGCGGTGGGCATGGAGGTGGAGGTCGTCCCGGGCGTGCTCCACGAGGACGCGGAGACGACCTGGACGATCTGGCGATGGCGGCCGACGGGGGTGGCGGGATGA